The Tripterygium wilfordii isolate XIE 37 chromosome 5, ASM1340144v1, whole genome shotgun sequence genome window below encodes:
- the LOC119998968 gene encoding BAHD acyltransferase DCR-like yields the protein MPSSSTTVVSKCTIHPDQKSTLKTLKLSVSDLPMLSCQYIQKGVLLNYPPYSFEDLILFLKTSLSASLSHFPALAGRLITDQDGHVHILCNDAGVEFLEAKARHLDTNTILSPIYVPDCFKEFFTFDRTLSYSGHSKPLVAVQVTELADGVFIGCTVNHAVTDGTSFWHFFNTFAEVCKGAKKISNTPKFTRNTVFNSPAVLEFPVGGPKATFSGEEPLRERIFHFSREAILQLKYRANNGTLLQCAEILGKQCNDHLKVVNGDANGKITPVLETVLKNNRTTEISSFQSLSAQLWRSVTRARKLAPSKTTTFRMAVNCRRRLEPQLHPYYFGNAIQSIPTLASAGELLASDLCWGADLLHKNVVAHGDATVRRGIKDWEREPRVFPLGNFDGASITMGSSPRFPMFDNDFGWGRPLAVRSGRANKFDGKISAFPGREGNGAVDLEVVLAPTTMAGLESDPEFMQYVSAIL from the coding sequence ATGCCTTCTTCTTCTACCACTGTCGTCTCCAAATGCACAATTCATCCAGACCAGAAATCCACCCTCAAGACATTGAAACTCTCTGTCTCTGACCTTCCTATGCTCTCCTGCCAATACATCCAGAAGGGTGTTCTTCTTAATTACCCTCCTTACTCCTTTGAGGATCTCATTTTGTTCCTCAAGACCTCTCTCTCAGCATCCCTCTCTCACTTCCCGGCTCTCGCCGGCCGTCTCATAACAGACCAAGATGGCCATGTTCACATCTTATGTAATGATGCTGGAGTCGAATTTCTTGAGGCCAAGGCTAGACATTTAGACACAAACACGATTCTGTCACCAATTTATGTCCCTGACTGCTTCAAGGAGTTCTTCACTTTCGACAGGACGCTTAGCTATTCCGGCCACTCCAAGCCCTTGGTGGCTGTCCAAGTGACGGAATTAGCTGATGGGGTTTTCATCGGTTGCACTGTAAATCACGCGGTCACTGATGGAACCTCGTTTTGGCATTTCTTCAACACGTTCGCTGAAGTCTGCAAGGGAGCGAAGAAAATTTCGAATACTCCAAAATTTACTCGAAACACAGTGTTTAACTCTCCTGCAGTGCTTGAATTCCCCGTCGGTGGACCAAAGGCGACGTTCTCCGGTGAAGAGCCATTGCGCGAGAGGATTTTCCATTTTAGCAGAGAAGCGATCTTGCAGTTGAAATACAGAGCCAATAACGGTACTCTGTTACAGTGCGCAGAGATATTAGGGAAGCAATGTAACGACCATTTGAAAGTCGTTAACGGAGATGCAAACGGCAAGATAACGCCCGTTTTGGAAACTGTACTAAAGAACAATCGGACGACGGAGATTTCTTCCTTTCAGTCTTTGAGCGCTCAGCTCTGGCGCTCCGTGACACGTGCAAGAAAGCTGGCGCCGTCCAAAACGACCACGTTCCGAATGGCTGTAAACTGCCGACGTCGGCTGGAGCCGCAGCTCCACCCATACTACTTCGGCAATGCGATACAGAGTATCCCCACCCTGGCTTCGGCGGGAGAGCTCTTGGCTAGCGATTTGTGCTGGGGAGCCGATCTACTCCACAAAAACGTGGTGGCACACGGTGACGCGACGGTGCGACGCGGCATAAAAGATTGGGAGAGAGAGCCGAGGGTTTTCCCGCTAGGGAACTTCGACGGGGCATCGATCACGATGGGAAGCTCGCCAAGATTTCCAATGTTTGACAATGATTTTGGGTGGGGCCGGCCTCTTGCGGTGAGAAGTGGTAGGGCCAACAAGTTTGACGGCAAGATCTCAGCCTTCCCTGGAAGAGAAGGAAATGGAGCCGTTGATCTTGAGGTTGTTTTGGCACCAACTACGATGGCTGGGCTTGAGAGTGATCCAGAGTTCATGCAGTATGTATCAGCAATCCTATGA